In the Bacteroidota bacterium genome, TCAGCGCAAGTAACATTACTAATGTAGCCTATCAAAGCCATTTAAGCAGATTAAAATATGCACCCGAAAATTATGCAAGTGGAAGAAATGGAATTTTCAATATGGGTAGAAATTTTTCCTTTAAGCTGATGATTCCAATTGCTTTTAAACAAAATAACTAAATACTTGTTTCTTAAGTTGGAGATTAGTGTCTCCTGTTTTACGGTTAAATTTCTTAGAAAACCTCTGAAAGCTTATGCCTAGGGGGTTTTTTAAGATTTACCCTTTTTAATCTGTACCAGCAATTGCTGAAATTCAGTACTTGTTTGCAGGCTTTTAAATAACTCATCTTTCACCAATCTTTCACTATCCAAAAAACCATTCTTTACAGCCTTTTGCAAAAGTGGAAGAATCAATTGAGGACTTTGTTGTTTCGCAGCCAACATAGCCTGCATATAATACACTTCTGAATTTTCAGGGTCTACTTTTTCATAAAGCAGCAGAAATTGAGAAGCTATTGGCAATTGATTTTGGTTTAAAGTTGAATTGGCTGCCATATACATCATCAAGCTTAAAAAGCTAAGTGTTCGCTTATAAAATAATTTTTCCTCGTGCGAATTTTTTGAATCTTTAGCTTGTGCAGCTAACTTATCAATTTCAGAAAACCACCATCTTGTATCCTTTTGCTGCAAAGCCTCGCGGTAATAATTTTGTGTTTCACTTTCCCTTTTTGCAAGCGATGCCTTTTCGTTAAAAACAGAAATAAGTGCAGGTGATTTTTGAAGTGCATTTCGAGTTGAAATTAAGTTTGCACAATCACTTAAATTTCCAATAAAATCAATTGTTCTTGCTGCCTCTACATAAGCTTCATAGCTCTTACCGCTTCTCTGCAGGGATTCAATTTTAGTTGATTGCTTTGTCTTAAACTCCTGTATCAATAATGTATCCAGAGGGATTAGCTTATTTTCCATGGCACTAAATTCAAACCATAAAAATGCGTTTTCAAAAACTTCAGCACTAGGCCACTCATGTTTTCCTTCAAATAAAATTAAGTTATGCTTCAAAGTTGTTTGATCCAATTGCTTGTTAAGCTCGAACATTTCATTGGAGTTAAAATCTGCTGTACCGGCAAAACCGATAAAATTGAAAGGTAATGTTGTATTGAATTGAAATCCGGCTGAACAGGAAGCCAAACCTGCAAAACCACCTTGCATTGCCATATTTGCTGCTACCCTTGCTCCTCCCGAAAAACCGGTAAGGTACAAGCGATTGGCGTCATAAGAAACACGGGCTTTAACATCTCCAATAAATGCAGCTGCGATGGTTCCAAGGGTTGCAGCATCCAATCCGTTTTTCGAATTGTTAGAAGCAACAAGAATGTATCCATACTTTTCACATAACTTGAAATATAATTCAAGAGGTATCCTACCACCGGCATGCGCGTCAAAAGCAAAAATTACAGGATATTTTTTTGTGGAATCATAATTAGAGGGAAGATATGCTGCATAAGATTGACTGGCATCGTTTGCACACACAACAGGATTTACAAGGCGTCCGTGAGGTATAGAGGAAATATGAACAGGCGCAGATAAAACTGCATTTGAGGCATATTCTGCTTCCTTTTTCTCGCCTTTTGAAGAACAAGAAAATAAGGTAGCAACTATACAAATTGCAAGCAAAGTTTTTATTTTCATTTTGATGTTAAGCATTGAGTTGTGAAAATTAAGAATTATAATTTAGCCAATAATCGTTAATTGTCGGGCAGCCGTCAAATGCGCTAGAAGCTAGTATTTATCCTTGTATCCGAATTTTATCTTCTAAAAATAAGCAGCTAATTTTTAATACAACAAAAACTTTAGTAACAGTTAACTCGTTAATTCTTTAATTAAATTTTATCTTTAAAAAAATGAAAAAATCGGCAAACCTCAAAAAAAGAAGTACCCTCCTTTTGGGAATGGTTATGATGAGTGTCTTTGCATCATGTGCACAGTCGCCCAAGAGCCCCGCAAAAAATTCAAAACCTTTACAAACAATAAATAAAACAATGGATACAGCAACATTTGGTGCAGGATGCTTCTGGTGTGTGGAAGCAGTTTTTCAAAATTTAAAAGGAGTAGTATCACTCGAATCGGGCTTCTCGGGTGGGCATGTAAAAAATCCGGCTTACCGCGAAGTGTGCGAGGGCACAACCGGTCATGCGGAAGTGTGTCAAATCGTTTACAATCCTAAAGAAATAAGTTATGCTGAATTGCTGGAAGTATTTTGGCAAACTCACGACCCTACCCAATTAAACCGTCAAGGGAATGACGAGGGAACCCAATACCGTTCGGCTATTTTTTATCACAGTGAAGCGCAGAAAGAAGAAGCCGAAAAATATAAGCGTGAACTCAATGCTTCAGGTGCATGGAGCAAACCCATAGTAACTGAAATTGCTCCTTTCACTGTATTTTACAAAGCTAACGAATATCACCAAAATTATTACAACCAAAATGGTGATGCACCTTACTGTCAGTATGTTATACAACCTAAAGTAGATAAATTCAAAAAGGTATTTAAAGACAAATTAAAGCCATAATAAATTGCATCTTTGTGCGATACTTATTTTATGATAGCATATAAAAAATTTGAGTTAGCGAATGGCTTGCGGGTCATTCATCACGAAGATAAATCCACTCCACTTGTTTGTCTTAATATTTTATACGATGTTGGAGCCCGCGATGAAGCGCCTGATAAAACAGGCTTTGCGCATTTATTCGAACATTTAATGTTTGGCGGTTCGGTGAATATTCCAAATTACGATGAACCTTTGCAGCGGGCGGGTGGCGAAAACAATGCATTTACAACAAACGACATAACCAATTATTATTTAACTGTACCCGCAGCGAATTGCGAAACTGGATTTTGGCTCGAATCAGACCGTATGTTAAGTCTGGCCTTTTCTGAAAAAAGTTTGGATGTACAACGCAATGTGGTGATTGAAGAGTTTAAGCAGCGCTATTTTAATCAGCCTTATGGCGATGTGTGGCTCCTACTTCGGCCATTAGCCTATACTGTTCATCCTTATTTGTGGAATACCATTGGTAAAGAGATTTCGCACATCGAGCAGGCACAAATGGAAGACGTGAAAAATTTTTTCAAAAAATTTTACAATCCATCCAATGCCATACTTGTAATTGCCGGTAATATTGAATTTGAGGAAGCAAAACGCTTAAGCGAGAGATGGTTTGCGCCGATTCCTGGAACAAAAAAAGCGCCACGAAATTTACCGGTTGAGCCAATGCAAACGAGTGAGCGAAAACTCACAGTAGAGCGAGATGTTCCATTGGATGCCATTTACAAAGCATACCATGTAGGCGCTAGAGGCGATGAAGATTATCATGCAATGGATATGGTTTCGGATATTCTATCAAACGGAAAATCAGCGCGCCTTTATCTCGAACTTGTTAAAAAACAGCAATTGTTCAGCGAAATCAATGCTTATATGACCGGTGATTTAGATAAAGGATTATTTATTGTATCCGGTAAACTTATTAAAGGTGTAAGCTTTGAAGCTG is a window encoding:
- the msrA gene encoding peptide-methionine (S)-S-oxide reductase MsrA, whose translation is MVMMSVFASCAQSPKSPAKNSKPLQTINKTMDTATFGAGCFWCVEAVFQNLKGVVSLESGFSGGHVKNPAYREVCEGTTGHAEVCQIVYNPKEISYAELLEVFWQTHDPTQLNRQGNDEGTQYRSAIFYHSEAQKEEAEKYKRELNASGAWSKPIVTEIAPFTVFYKANEYHQNYYNQNGDAPYCQYVIQPKVDKFKKVFKDKLKP
- a CDS encoding insulinase family protein, with amino-acid sequence MIAYKKFELANGLRVIHHEDKSTPLVCLNILYDVGARDEAPDKTGFAHLFEHLMFGGSVNIPNYDEPLQRAGGENNAFTTNDITNYYLTVPAANCETGFWLESDRMLSLAFSEKSLDVQRNVVIEEFKQRYFNQPYGDVWLLLRPLAYTVHPYLWNTIGKEISHIEQAQMEDVKNFFKKFYNPSNAILVIAGNIEFEEAKRLSERWFAPIPGTKKAPRNLPVEPMQTSERKLTVERDVPLDAIYKAYHVGARGDEDYHAMDMVSDILSNGKSARLYLELVKKQQLFSEINAYMTGDLDKGLFIVSGKLIKGVSFEAAEAGIEAELSKFKNNLLEERELTKIKNKLESILVFSEMSVLNKAMNLATYELMGDAALINNETEKYLNVSAEKIAETIQKYVRKENCSTLYYKAKQELIS